AGAGTAAAAGACTGGGCCAATCAAGCAGATTGAGATGTTTATATTTGTTAGTGAACCAGTGATTGCCAGAAtcatgatttacgagtaagttgattgacaacgagtgaatataaataatatgtgtatgtatatggatatTGGAATCCTAGACCGAGGGCGCAGGCACAACTTGTGAGacaagcactattatttatatcccttaatggtaagtgatcttgtgttgttcgtTTATGTATgatgtgtgttccgatatatgtcccattgagacatcggacgtgttttctgggaTATGTGCAGGTTCGGAATTGtatgtttacaagagaaactctgccgaaattttcctagaatctagaGGAGATAAGACGTAAGCTGGTGACATGTCCTAGCGAGAAGAGATgttgtgcaacaaggtaatggcaagacgagattaagttaggagtatcattaacaactacatgaggtgagttaaatactattggatggatagtaacagtagttataaggtagtactaaagcatgtcataggataaaaagggtaactccaatggaaggtgatactgaagtattgattggaagGGTAAGCACGAGGAAGATACGATAAggttattagcaaaataaagtaatgGCATCACGGAGACAGAGATACATATATGAAGGGCTCTAATGAATGAGAATACATTGGTGAAGTGACTTGGgtggtaagtgaaatagggataatcagaaagagtaacagttTAAGTATGCTCACTTTGCAAAGTTTAATCTATTTTATGAGCCAGGTTTGCAAATAAtaccaagaagtgtcactctatagagtcgattatgatcaggatataatgaggacaTAGCGGTAACTGGGATGCACAGTAAGTAAGGTATAGCAAGGAAACGATTAAAGATGTGACATGCGACATGGGGTGAATGCAAGTATGAAGCCAACAAGCgaaccatggggcagtagatgaggaaGCTTATAAAACCTTGTTAGAGGAAAGTCTAGCATGgaggttcctcaatgacaaaAAGAGAAGTTaagttgacaaaaaaaaaaaaagggagatggCAAGTCGTAGTATTTTGTGaatggtataatcaagagtaaaagagcataagacataaggggtattagttacgCATGAGACTTAGACCCTCGAGAACAAAGATGACATTACAATCGAACTTTTACCACTGAAAAAGAGGGCAAGTGGTAttatatggataatgtggatgactaGACCTACTACTGTTGTGAGCACCCCTATGGGACGAAATTTGTAATTGGAGCGAATTTAGACATTGAGTGATAACTACCGaaggagctaagtaaaatacattattGCTCGGACTGCTATGCCAATTGTATCACTCGATTACAAAGTTGCAAAGTGAGTGTGTTAAGACCTCCCACACGAATTATCATAGTTATAAATTATGGGGAACAACACAAATGAGATATAGTATATTAAGGGATatgtgaattaaagatttgaaggtgaggtaaCGGAAttaagaatggtacaagtaaaacccttaaaggggggaagcgagtaaaaagAATACAAGTATAGAAATTGGAATGATGGACCCTAAAATGTGATAAATATAGATTTTGGAACTAAGAGTGAGAGTTGTATGGAAATAAGTTTAACGACTGGTAAATAAACGAATAcggattgagcaggcatctgaggctACATTGGAAATCatccgcgaagaccttgaaccacgtgacattgggaGCAAACAACTCAAGGGACATTGTAAAGGAGggcgatgtgatactagaatggagACAAATGCACTAATGATAGAGTCGTTGTAATGATATtgtgatttataagcgacaattgataaaagggacttaaggttttctatagtagggtgtaagagattaaaaaaaaaaaaaaaaatcaaattgaatAAGATGAATAAAGGAAATAAGAGATTACGATGCGGTAAGTTGCTACGGATAGACAAAAGATTTTGTAGTTcgaataatcaccgagcctagtcatagtcgggtacgtgaaacaccggacCTTCgtagtcgggcatgctatgtaagtaatgtgaatatgaatatgactatggatacgatatgtaaatgagtacgattatgaatacggatgcagGTACGGACACATGTACACGTATAGATGAGTATGTACACAAATCATGCAAGAacaattatgtaacttgcaagtaattatacgtTGCCCATGAAACCAAGTGGCTGCTTAgaaagaggtaaacaagaatagagTGGTTATGCTACCCCCGAGACAGTTGAGGGGAAATATATGGTAAAATTAGTTGAAATGTGGAGTTGGGGTTAgtgttagggataaataggataattacttcgaatatgacataagtgcatGTTATACGCTGATTACAGTGACCTGGGATGTGACAACCTACGAATGCATAAAGAAGCAGCCTCAGTCAAGACCTTGTGGCAAGACGACCACTGGGAAGGAATGACctgggaagaagaagagaaaatgaaatccatgtacccgcttTTATTTTAATCCCCGGGAGAAATTCAACATGAGACATCAACATTTTGAGGTATGCGATGCTTTATCTTTCTGATGTTGCGGTCGTGTGTGGCCCttattgttgtcattgttatggccctgtgaggcattaagtattatgggttgttgtgacaggttagtagtgccatattacaggggaaactctggcgaaattttcgtagaattcccgtgtgtttaacattcgaggacgaatgttcaaaaaggggggaagaatgttacacctcggaaaattttcgttcgtgTACAGTGAATTGACTAGCGAAGGAcagttacgagtatcgaattaatggtgTCTTAATGAATTATTGGAGAATAATTATAATTCCCCTTATGTTGGTAATgaagtgccaagtaagtttcaagaaggacccataagccaaatatgggcataagccatccaaaaagggcgagttaaggaaacactttcggaggatctggtttggaggggccaaaactccatttttaagtcggaatttgggaaaaccaccacaggatgaaagttgtagataattgaaatagatttccaaccataggtcgtgagccctcacagcatatcggtatcaaaagttatggccattttacgacagacagttcatcacgttctggcatgacatgcgattcgcacttggtgtcgcatgttcgacatgcgactcgcatgttcgacatgcgactcgcatgttcgacatgcgactcgcacttggtgtcgcatgttgtgccagtgagaaCCGATCGACTGACAagacctgcgacacaacatgcgactcgcatgttcgacatgcgactcgcacatggtgtcgcatgtgGCGCCAGTCCAGAATCTTCTGGGCAATTATATAAAGACCCAATTTCGTTTTTAACTcattttttcaccatttttggtcctaAAACCCTCTAAAAATCTCTCTAACatctcatccacaagaaaatcaaaggaaaccaagattaacaacatcaaattcaggaatcaaagtgtatgaaactcaagtaagatttatcttcttcaagaaaatcctaaggaaggtgatgtagggttttggtgctagaaggggaactccactcaagacttgttcaatcactatctaaggtaagtttcataactttctcatgatgattaaagtattgataagttaaaatgcttggattgAAGAAGAATGTAGGAAATGGGTCCTGAaaggtgaatagtgtcatgtttggatagtagttgaattgaatcatgaatgatagggtgttgtgagtatgaatacgttataaatgacatgtaaaccatgaaataggtgtgatgtatgagaaaatatgatgatgagctaaaacccattaacgtgagttaattggaagaaaatggtggattttgctaaatgtacataAATTACGATTGTGGATTGTgttattgtgagtagtattgtgagtgttgggagttgaaatatgacatgggaaaagtagtagaaacaaaggatatgctgcccaaattctcctAGAAATAGTGGGCACGTTTAAGTAAccgattggctaacgttcatgcgacttcttgtgaaggtagaaacgtgagcatcgaaggagaacaagcgagtgACTGTCATTAGCCCATAAGGGCAATTCGAGCCACTTTGATAATGACAAGGGTAGGAACAAACACTTTCTTAACAGAGGGCAAAATCACTCCAATGGTCTAGGGACCTTTTTTAAACCATTACCCTGGTTTAAAATGTACTGTTATTATGTTTACACTCACTGTCTAAATGAAATAGTGAATACAATGACTTTTCTGTATTCGCAGTAATTTAAGATCTTGAATTGGTATTTACTCAGCTGGTTAGTTCTTCCTTTGCAGGTAATTAAAAGAAAAATGGTGATTGGTGATGATGGGGTTGGAGAGATTATATGGTGAGCTTAAAGATGGAAGTAGAAAAAAGTCCCGGAAATGAAGCATTGAGGAGCAGTTATTGTAACAAACTCTCAACACCATAAATCTTGGAAATGGCACTTCAGTTTCATGTTGCCAGCAAAGCACTCTATTTTTATGGCGTGCATCACTCGCCAAGATGTCACACTTCATTCACAGTTGTCAAGAACTCCAATGAAGTGATCACTTATAGCCtctttggccaagcttattttttcttcaaaagtacttattttttcaataagtgcttatttgaagaaaaaaaaaagtgaggtgtttggccaagtttttgagagaaaataagtgtttttggagagtaacagaagcagtttttcagaagctaaaaaaaactgtttttgcccaaaagcacttttgagaaaaatacaaatagaaacactttttaaaagcttggtcaaacactaattgttgttcaaaagtgtttttttaattaattgtccAAACATAAACTGTTTTTcgtcaaaagtgtttttttgaaaagtacttttaaaataagttaattttagaagcttggccaaacaggctattaatcaCTAGTCTGTGGCATTTTACACCCTTAATGTGTGCTCTGTTTTGTGATTTGCACCctgtctttttattttattttatttgacttcaaatttttGCAAAACAATAAAATTACTCTTTTTATAAATAATACATGAGGGCAAAATGGGGAATACAAATAAAAAATCATTAAATAATAAAAAACAAATGATATTCAATCTAAAGAAAGCTTAAACAATTCTTTTTTGTCTCATTCCACTGCAAATAGGGTACAAGATAACATCTATTGTTTTTAACTTAAAAAATAGCATAGTTCCACTACATGTCAAGTCTTTAACAAGTCTGAGTATATTTTTTCTTTGCAGAGTAGAAATCAAATGATGGAGTAAGGAAACAATGACTCAAAAAAAACACAATTGATTCCTTGAGTACTTTTGTTCAGTTTGTTCCAAAGAATGGAACAACATCCTCAAGGGTATTTAGAGATAATGTTTTCATTCTTTAGCTTTCAATTTCACAAACTTATAATTCCTCATGTTGTTATATCTTTATGCCAATCTAGTCTTCTATCAAATTGATGAATACAATATTTGGAAATTTTGCACTGTGATGTGCAATTGATCCTAGTTTTCATTATGCTTTATTAAATTGAAGAGAAACACTTGTAGCTTTCAGTAATGCTAATTTTATTCAAAAGAGTAAAAAGAATAGCATGAAAATCACAAAATAGAGCACacattaagggtgcaaaatgTCACGGACTCCTTAATCACATCAAATCCAGTTGGTCTTTTCCAAAACCATGGAGTTTAATCGTCTCAAAAAGACATTTTTTGTCGCTCAAAATCCAAGAAAAGTATAACCTTGAAATCATGCGCACTTGGCTGAGATCAGAGACAAATGAAGATAGCGTGCCATATACGGTTAAATAGAAGACTCAGTTGTTATCCTTACGCTAGGTTTAGAAACTTGTATGTCATTCAAGAATAAGTGCGAGACTAGATAAAAACAACAAAGGGTTAGGTTTCTGGACACATCTAATAGTCTTAAAAGAATATTAATGACAAACTAATAATCGCATGGAAAATGACACGGATAGATAAGATTCGTAAAGCAAATCCTATTTAGTTTGGATTGATCCTCAGCTGATTGATTGACTTGGTACAGGAAAATTTGTAGAGAGCAAGGCCAAGGAGTGCAACATTTTGTCAAAGTTTCTCAAatttaaagaacatgaaaaagaGACCAACCTATGAAAAAATGATTTACTCACCACAAATTGTATAATGCCAGTAGGGACCAATTTAGTGTTCTGCATTAGTTTATGAAATTAGCTTCAGAATAATAACAAGGTCTGGTCATTGTGCAGAAAAACAAGAGCTAAATATCATGAGCCAACGATTTAAGTTTTTAGTATTAGACTTCGGGAAGGAAAAATGTTGTAAATACTCAATAAAAATGATGCCTTAGCTGAGGAGCTTTGTCCATCGAATGATTTCCACCGTTCGTACTGTTACAAGTGAATCAAGCATGTCTCACATCTCCTGAGTCAACCTATCCTTATACTTCAAAGAGGTGGGAGGTTGACACCTtgttttcccttttcttttttcctaTGGTATCTTCTAGTTTCAAGATCAGCTTATGAATACCTCCAAGTATGCAAATTACCAGCTACGACGGTAAAGCCTCTGTAGATCCTTGCAGTGCATACATGTCCATGGAAACAATGGAGGATCCAGACAATAGGAATGAATACAGAGAGTCTCGCAGAGATGACATTTGACTAGTAGGTCCTCTGGTTCTCGACAAGAGCATTGACAACAGACCGGAGTTCTTGATGACTACATAAACCGAAACGACAAATAAAAGTGAGCTCGGCAAACTGAAACGCAAGATACAAACACATAACATACTTCACTCCTGTTATTCCACTCCTGTTCTTCTCTTCTTTGTGAATGTTTGGACAGACACAGGCTTTAGGAAAAAAGTAAAGCAACTCAGGGAAATCATCAGAACATGTAGAATAAACAACCGCATTGAAAAAAATTATTCTAGAGTCTTTTCATGTTGCTGTATCGCACACTGAAATAAATAACATAGCTGTTTTGCCATTCAATCCTACCGAGACTAACCCTAAAGAGCAGTTTTTTGATGTACCACTCTGCTACTCATTTTACTTAAGGCGTATTTCAACCACAACAGCCATTAAGGATAGACAATGACAATACATATGGAACTCACGGCAGGTGTGACCTCCAACATTCAGGGCGTATCTCGTTCCGTATTTGCAAACGAGATACTTTAACCTACGTCTTTGGCTTCAACCTATATTAACTAGATAGAAGTTTTCAAGTGTAAAATTGTTTTCTTGGTTACTGGTTTTTGAAAAGTCTACAGTGCCAAAGGGAACAGCCCTAAGTCGGCTGTGGACAGGTAGTTCTATAAGTAACCGTGCTTCAACAACAGTGTGAGGGCAGCTTTTTAATACAAATTATGAAGAATCAGATGAGCATCAGAGGTTGTGGAAGTAAGAACCTACTTTGATCTAATAACATAGAACCTACTTTGATCTAATAACATTGAATAGCTTGATACAGGAAACTAATATGTCCCAGTCACTCATTACACCAAAAGGGGAATAGGCTATTCATGCATCCGACTTTTGTCTGCACCTGTAGGAAGAGAAGGCACATGGATGCAGAAAAGGTAACCAATATTACGGTAATACATGTTCTTCGATGGCAATGATGAGATATAGATATTCACATCAATTACAGCACAAACAAACAGGAGGTAATGTTCTCCACCATACAGAATAGAATGAAAACTGCCATTGAACTTACATTAGAAGGGAATCTTGGTGTTTCACCCACGGGAAGTATATATATGTCCATTTCTGGATTGTGGTCCGGAATAGTTTGGGTGTATATCTTCTGATCAGCAGGAATTGCATCATCAACCTTTCTAATGGCAACAAAACTAGCCTTGCACAGAGGGCATGTTGAAACTTTTCTGCTTGCTGCCTATGATGAGGGCATTGTGGAAAGTAAATATCAATTGCAACAAAAAAGAAACATCCAAGAATCAGAAGCTGCACTTGCATGCACAGATGAAATTATAACATCTCATCACGTGCCAAAATTGGAAATGAAAAGAAAACTTCCACCAGACAAAATTGAAAAGACAGATAGGAAGATTTACCATATGATTGGCCCACGTCTGGATGCATGAGAAACAAAAATGATGACCACAGGGAAGCGCCCCCCTGGATGAACTAAAATCTGTCCAACATATGACACAGGATAATGCGGTTGATGTAGACAATTTGCACATATTATCACTCTCATTTTGGACCCCATCAACAGCTGGGCATGGCTCTTGTTGATTTCCAGTGAGGTTAGACGAGGCACCTTCGACATGTAAACTCTGATCACCAGTAACAAGAAGTCTGTTAACTTCAGTTTCCTCAATACCATCTAGGTCTATGCTACTTGGCTCCGACTCATAGCAGCTAAAACAAGATCCATGACTGTTGTTCACAGAGATTTCAGGCATTTCAACATCCAAGTTGTAAAATTGAGCTGAAGATTCAGGTTCCTGATGAGCTGGTATTCGGGATTTCTGTTTATCTGAACCCGGAATAATCTCCACAAGATCCCCATAATTGTTCTTCTTCACCAATCTACGACTTCTGCGAGAAGTTTCTGAAAATTCGGAACTTCTCTTCTTGGGTTTAAGCGATGCTGAAGAGGGAAAATTCAGTTCTTCAATCTACACCAAAAAAAATTAGGAAAAGAAGAGTATCAATTAAAGTTTGGAAAGTAATACATCAAATAATGACAGTCATAATTGTTATTACCTCTGTCCTATGTGAGCCTTGTAACGAGTGCTCATCAGAACAATATTTGCTGCTGGAGGGGTGATCCCTGTTCGTAATATTGGCATTTGATTTCCTCCTTGGTCTATCCTTGTGTTTACCCATCTCAGGAAACAAATTCTGCAACCAGTACCATACAAGCAAGAAATGAAGCTGTGTTTTATAATGGTTTTATATAGATATGTTTCGGCACACATTTTACAGTACAATATATATCCAATAACTAGAGTCATGGAGAAGTTTGGACGAACATTTCTATGAAGTAATATTTTAAATCGGAATGCAATTTAAGAGTACATATGCACACTTGAATTAAACTGAATCAACGTGTTGTTTTCCTTGATTACCAAAATTGAGGTGCTAGTTCGATGAAAATTCTTCCAATTCTTTTATTTTAGATTTGACAACTGACCTTCAGCTCCTTTTActgaaagaagaaaaagaactTTTTGTCTACTGCTCAATCAGACCAAAATCAACACCAAACTTGAAACTTGTATGAGTCATTTGAAATAGACGGAACAAAGTAAAGTAAGAACATCTCTATTCAAAATCATAAATCCATTTTACGTGAAAATTCCAGAGCAACAGACTGCAGTAACCAGCCACATAAAGGCCAACAATTTAAAGTTCTGAGCAAGAAAGCCATTAAGATGGTGGATAATTGAGTCCAGGTATAAAGGCAAGAGAAACGAAaagcaaagaaaaagaataaaggAAACTAGTTTGTTTTCAGAAAACTAAAGAGAAAGGAAATAAATGAAGAGCAACATAGAGTTAGTTGTTCCAGGTGGCTGCTATTTTAAGAATGCAAAGGTGCTTTTAAGGAGTTAACTCAGTACACAATTTACAAAGATGTTGACCTGCTACCACTAGACCGGTCTCCTATTTTATATTACATAGCACTTT
Above is a genomic segment from Lycium barbarum isolate Lr01 chromosome 12, ASM1917538v2, whole genome shotgun sequence containing:
- the LOC132623345 gene encoding uncharacterized protein LOC132623345, with amino-acid sequence MEEEEDANQRHNKVHVRLPIRGMESVIATVSGYHGTERFNLIKLIDKSGASYVGSMNQSITHLVCWRFEGKKYELAKKFRISIINHKWVEDCISEGRRLPEAPYTFQCGQEVGPLMLDNTLFRETIQSNHSKEPAIHIESEEDFNSWTDSTLLKENLFPEMGKHKDRPRRKSNANITNRDHPSSSKYCSDEHSLQGSHRTEIEELNFPSSASLKPKKRSSEFSETSRRSRRLVKKNNYGDLVEIIPGSDKQKSRIPAHQEPESSAQFYNLDVEMPEISVNNSHGSCFSCYESEPSSIDLDGIEETEVNRLLVTGDQSLHVEGASSNLTGNQQEPCPAVDGVQNESDNMCKLSTSTALSCVICWTDFSSSRGALPCGHHFCFSCIQTWANHMAASRKVSTCPLCKASFVAIRKVDDAIPADQKIYTQTIPDHNPEMDIYILPVGETPRFPSNSSRTPVCCQCSCREPEDLLVKCHLCETLCIHSYCLDPPLFPWTCMHCKDLQRLYRRSW